A window from Lampris incognitus isolate fLamInc1 chromosome 5, fLamInc1.hap2, whole genome shotgun sequence encodes these proteins:
- the LOC130112738 gene encoding calmodulin-regulated spectrin-associated protein 3 produces MEDASTMKKTFTVPEIKPLDQYDFNRAKTCASVRWLLAKSYGSAENVPVELRNPLYKDQYEQEHLKPDVSKLLLSSDHYCRAHALLAQAYGVSLPASQGSTSNNSALLQLLTKKGFTPKTQNEDVTEEDLSHDPIKMKAHLALIDALMSLAAQETVGRVKMALEAEQMGAGAPWENALLFWVNRLNQMLRQSTEEEEPSKSQTCTDLQPVQDTCSSNRWYWKLVPHAIAFCLKESGNKPPVIRYRKDKVQSKLTPTFPLVSGVKDLSNGCAIAAVLHYYCPSLLPLEDVCLKDTMSVADSLYNLQLIRDFCENSLHSCCPLAVEDLLYAPPALHVNIMSFVAELLEWFEVKKPDFVQPIQPLDLTDASGLLDCTSPVSGNSNSGSPSFIFKQPFVPISSPMSPENKTWAKKQIGRPLSAVTFSIPFGLDSDVDIVMGNPIDSVLRSVSTDSLTTGIPAMTSPLPSTGMTHVPYSPPEDLSHLVSASAPSQRSSWGPHTRSQTPPLGELPTIEEAHQVTHNPGAKDGRKGKPMDKGEKGGRRGVVVRPEPRLRPEGAPAGFFLHSPEDISAKFSSSAPCRTGMLYRPVGGEVAQKERQGRGEKRERSRHNSDMSRDDDSVLRDGSVDSSEASDDLPRNTAGNLRPGNGHQSSQSKGGSPRMTSFAERRDSRRRQSAAPGEESASAPTPTTPGTPHTPSTPAGMPGRQDSPGPRGPEPGPETWELGARLEEKRRSIEAQKKRIEAIFAKHRQRLGKTAFLQLKKEQGEGGVEGVGGDSLTLEERLTRMEEQLKKEEEKEAREKKEKENQGEKEKDRPTEGNIQPPPRLEKQVTFSVETQKGAEKGEREKEKGGEAVIVEYNEVVQKLSEALQSLQKDMQKLTEQQQQLMGKQRTVAKNMPKATPRSMPKSNIRTPPKTPPRTPTKTPPRTPTKTPMRSTSKAWVVPASPVPISSTTSPSQRSHVHSSSTNFNQSPISSSCPAPRTKIHSSSAPRSPKHLPRPTHQPHPRPSELKFPPLTRVLTPPQNVDTLPHLRRVSPSKCQVQTSSSFHIGGPRTPKGPPQGPPQTSQQPEESASETGSSETPTQFSLELEQEDGEAGVVMVASGAPSECSFDSDTLSLSVAYSAGGGGKCCSLIEPSLSSLRGPDAGSDEPTDEGQEFSSDSMSDHTEAAADPAGQMDAAAEPRQLSEQQTDAKEEKQTLWDKAAEPGGEPGDLGTRGGIGFIFMEEAHEGEMAQRKALLLERQQRRTEELRKRRQLNEQEKERRPASSEENRGSPSRTPPAGTTSPSPTPPATPARRGDFTRGEYARRQQLRIMADLDKVLRQKPASQGRGATKKSRPRPRPRSMTREESQLPQSPAKGSEGPKMTKVYSHSSLNLAAMPDEPRSSTSDATAKPQSRPRSPLRCMSPSRLTNQNGDKDWESGSNGTSPVPDYTGPKLFKEPSFKSNKFIIHNALSRCCLAGKVNETQKNKIIEEMEKSPANHFLILFRDSNCQFRGVYTMNPDSQELVRLAGVGPRTISSNQVESIYKYSSDRKQFSTIPSKTMGMSVDAFTIPSSLWQGAGGGGGGRRASITKKAGMSK; encoded by the exons ATGGAGGATGCGAGCACGATGAAGAAGACGTTCACGGTGCCGGAGATTAAACCGCTGGACCAATATGATTTCAACCGAGCGAAGACATGTGCCAGCGTTCGCTGGCTATTGGCAAAATCTTACGGGTCCGCAG AGAATGTACCAGTGGAGCTGCGTAACCCCCTGTATAAGGACCAGTATGAACAGGAGCACCTTAAGCCAGATGTGTCCAAGCTGCTACTCTCCTCAGACCATTACTGCCGCGCCCACGCTCTGCTAGCCCAGGCCTATGGGGTCTCCCTCCCAGCATCACAGGGGTCTACTTCCAACAACTCAGCCCTGCTACAGCTTCTTACTAAGAAAGGTTTCACCCCCAAGACCCAGAATGAAGATGTTACTGAGGAAGACCTCAGCCATGATCCCATAAAGatg AAGGCCCACCTGGCCCTGATTGATGCTCTGATGTCACTGGCAGCCCAGGAAACAGTGGGCAGGGTGAAGATGGCGTTAGAGGCTGAGCAAATGGGTGCTGGGGCTCCGTGGGAGAATGCCTTGCTCTTCTGGGTCAACCGG ctgAACCAGATGTTAAGACAGAGCACAGAGGAGGAAGAGCCTTCCAAGTCTCAGACTTGCACAGAcctgcagcctgtccaggatacG TGTTCCTCCAACCGGTGGTACTGGAAACTAGTCCCA CATGCTATCGCTTTTTGTTTGAAGGAGTCGGGGAATAAGCCACCAGTG ATCCGCTATAGGAAGGATAAAGTGCAGTCTAAGCTGACTCCTACTTTTCCTCTGGTCTCCGGGGTTAAAGACCTGTCAAATGGCTGTGCTATAGCTGCTGTATTGCACTACTACTGCCCAAGCTTGTTGCCTCTGGAGg ATGTGTGTCTGAAGGACACCATGTCTGTGGCGGACAGCCTATACAACCTGCAGCTGATCAGGGACTTCTGTGAAAACAGCCTACACAGCTGTTGCCCGCTGGCTGTGGAGGACCTGCTCTACGCTCCGCCAGCTCTTCAT GTGAATATCATGAGTTTTGTTGCCGAGCTGTTGGAGTGGTTTGAGGTTAAGAAGCCTGATTTTGTCCAGCCCATACAGCCGCTCGACCTCACAG ATGCCTCGGGGTTGTTGGACTGCACCAGTCCTGTCAGTGGGAACAGCAACAG TGGAtctccctccttcattttcaaacAACCCTTTGTGCCCATCTCCTCCCCGATGTCACCTG AAAACAAAACCTGGGCCAAGAAACAAATCGG TCGTCCTCTCTCAGCAGTTACTTTCAGCATACCCTTCGGCCTGGACAGTGATGTTGACATTGTCATGGGCAACCCTATTGATTCTGTCCTGCGCTCCGTTAGCACAGACAGCCTGACCACTGGCATCCCTGCTATGACATCCCCGCTGCCGTCGACGGGTATGACGCATGTCCCCTACAGCCCACCAGAAGACCTCAGCCACCTGGTCAGTGCCTCCGCCCCCTCACAGCGCTCTTCATGGGGGCCTCACACACGCTCGCAAACACCACCACTGGGAGagctgccaaccattgaggaggCACATCAGGTGACCCACAACCCGGGAGCCAAAGATGGGAGAAAGGGAAAACCGATGGATAAAGGTGaaaaaggaggaagaagaggggtgGTGGTTAGGCCAGAGCCCAGGCTGCGTCCAGAGGGCGCCCCAGCTGGCTTCTTCCTCCACTCACCAGAAGACATTTCTGCCAAGTTCAGTAGCTCTGCCCCCTGCCGCACTGGTATGCTTTACCGGCCTGTTGGAGGAGAAGTGGCTCAAAAAGAAAGGCAAGGACggggtgagaagagagagagatccaGGCATAACTCCGACATGTCACGGGATGATGACTCTGTACTGCGGGATGGCAGCGTGGACTCCTCCGAAGCCTCGGATGATCTCCCCAGAAACACGGCGGGTAACCTTCGCCCCGGTAATGGCCACCAAAGTAGCCAAAGCAAAGGTGGCAGCCCACGCATGACAAGTTTTGCAGAACGACGGGACAGCAGGAGGAGACAGTCAGCCGCTCCTGGTGAGGAGTCAGCATCTGCACCAACACCGACCACCCCAGGGACTCCGCATACGCCTTCCACCCCAGCAGGGATGCCCGGCCGCCAGGATAGCCCGGGGCCAAGAGGTCCCGAGCCAGGCCCTGAGACCTGGGAGCTGGGAGCACGTCTGGAGGAGAAACGCAGGAGCATCGAGGCCCAGAAGAAGAGGATTGAAGCCATATTTGCCAAGCACAGACAGAGGCTGGGAAAAACAGCCTTCCTTCAGCTGAAAAAAGAGCAAGGAGAGGGAGGCGTAGAAGGAGTAGGAGGGGACAGTCTCACTCTGGAAGAACGCCTCACCCGTATGGAAGAGCAACttaaaaaggaggaggagaaggaagcgagagaaaagaaagagaaggagaaccaaggagagaaggagaaagacagGCCGACTGAAGGAAACATCCAACCCCCGCCGCGACTGGAGAAGCAGGTTACATTTTCTGTAGAAACACAGAAGGGGGCAGaaaagggagaaagggagaaagagaaagggggggaagcGGTTATTGTGGAGTACAATGAGGTTGTGCAGAAACTGAGTGAGGCTCTGCAGTCCTTACAGAAGGACATGCAGAAACTGActgaacagcagcagcaactaatGGGTAAACAGAGAACTGTAGCCAAAAATATGCCCAAAGCAACACCCAGGTCAATGCCTAAAAGCAACATCAGAACACCGCCCAAAACTCCTCCCCGCACTCCGACCAAGACTCCTCCTCGGACACCGACAAAGACTCCCATGCGGAGCACCAGCAAAGCTTGGGTCGTCCCAGCCAGTCCAGTTCCcatctcctccaccacctccccctcccagcgaTCTCACGTGCACTCCTCCTCCACTAACTTCAACCAAAGCCCCATCTCTTCCTCCTGCCCTGCCCCCCGCACTAAGAttcactcctcttctgctccccgCAGCCCCAAGCACCTCCCACGCCCCACCCACCAACCCCACCCACGTCCCTCTGAGCTCAAGTTTCCGCCACTCACTCGCGTCCTGACACCCCCGCAGAATGTGGACACCCTTCCGCACCTGCGGCGTGTGTCCCCCAGCAAATGTCAAGTCCAGACTTCGTCTTCTTTCCACATTGGTGGGCCCCGCACCCCAAAGGGACCCCCACAGGGACCCCCGCAGACGTCCCAGCAGCCCGAAGAGAGTGCCTCTGAAACCGGCTCCAGTGAGACGCCTACCCAGTTCAGCCTGGAGCTGGAGCAAGAAGATGGGGAGGCGGGAGTGGTGATGGTGGCCTCGGGCGCTCCGTCAGAGTGCTCCTTTGACAGCGAcacgctgtctctgtctgtggcgTACAGCGCCGGAGGGGGAGGGAAGTGCTGCAGTCTCATCGAGCCGTCACTATCATCCCTGAGAGGGCCAGATGCAGGGAGTGATGAGCCAACAGATGAGGGGCAGGAGTTCTCCTCAGACTCTATGAGCGACCACACAGAGGCTGCTGCTGATCCAGCAGGACAGATGGACGCAGCTGCAGAACCAAGACAGTTGTCAGAGCAGCAAACAGACGCCAAAGAAGAAAAACAGACACTGTGGGACAAGGCTGCAGAACCAGGGGGTGAACCAGGTGACCTGGGGACCAGAGGAGGAATAGGTTTCATCTTCATG gaagaGGCTCATGAGGGGGAGATGGCCCAGCGGAAAGCACTCCTGTTGGAGAGACAGCAAAGAAGAACTGAGGAGCTGAGGAAGAGGAGACAGTTGAATGAACAAGAAAAGGAAAGGAG ACCAGCCTCCTCAGAGGAGAATAGGGGCTCTCCCTCTCGCACACCTCCGGCCGGCACTACCTCCCCTTCCCCTACTCCACCCGCCACACCAGCACGCCGTGGAGATTTTACACGGGGGGAGTACGCACGGAGGCAACAGCTCAGGATAATGGCTGACCTGGACAAGGTGCTGCGGCAGAAACCAGCCTCTCAGGGACGAGGAGCCACCAAGAAGAGCCGGCCTCGCCCGCGGCCCCGCAGCATGACCAGGGAGGAGTCACAGCTGCCTCAGAGTCCGGCCAAAGGAAGCGAGG GGCCAAAAATGACCAAGGTTTACTCTCACTCCTCCCTCAACCTGGCCGCCATGCCTGATGAGCCGCGTAGCTCTACCAGTGATGCCACTGCAAAGCCTCAAAG CCGTCCTCGCTCACCTTTAAGATGTATGTCACCAAGCAGACTGACCAATCAGAATGGAGATAAAGACTGGGAGTCTGGTTCAAATGGCACCTCACCTGTCCCAGATTACActg GTCCCAAGCTCTTCAAGGAGCCAAGCTTCAAGTCAAACAAATTCATCATTCACAATGCACTTTCTCGCTGCTGTCTGGCTGGCAAGGTCAACGAGACACAGAAAAACAAGATAATTGAG GAAATGGAGAAGAGTCCGGCCAACCACTTTCTCATTTTGTTTCGTGATTCTAACTGCCAGTTCCGGGGCGTCTACACCATGAACCCTGACTCCCAGGAGCTTGTGCGATTGGCTGGCGTGGGCCCGCGGACAATTAGCTCCAATCAGGTGGAGTCCATCTACAAATACAGTTCAGACAGGAAGCAGTTCAGCACCATCCCATCCAAAACCATGGGTATGAGCGTGGATGCCTTCACCATCCCCAGTTCTCTTTGGCaaggagctggaggaggaggtggaggcagGAGAGCAAGCATTACTAAGAAGGCTGGCATGTCCAAGTAA